The proteins below are encoded in one region of Salmo salar chromosome ssa02, Ssal_v3.1, whole genome shotgun sequence:
- the LOC106587096 gene encoding TBC1 domain family member 24, with translation MIHVSRTPKFSTCGTLSLDQSPMETTTDQDQDLSSAARLRRPRSHSYYSPEDAKKYGVETATDENFVRPRSRSFYSYETSELYREENLTRSNAMRPRSNSLEKSGDGKKEKSSADGNQGIMTRLNSKRSKSNTNKHLPCRDLNGRRGSLKGVPMMTISESDNWEISSCSGMKYGQFVDWEKIDPEASERYQRILKSDHQELKTMGRSGFWAMPHTLRAKAYYHIIHGINCRSIKLDRDRYQDVAKVLFGEQKMSTHPFPEYMDDGVIPRYCLNKAGLNSVKKVLLCIGKHLPDINFCPILPALVALLLHFSEDEAECFHSICRLIAYNDPNKRYIDQTFLTYRASCMTFGDLANKYCRGIRKLIASSHQNLFEFYSDWIMWIFADLPFTYAMRVLDVYLLEGYKVLYRVALALLSLYKVSVSSRVADVEDFRRDMKSFVENVARHCTTEKLLERAFSIQLATRRELNLLFNANKDSLMQKGISIHQKRQSCQVVDFDSFSSSVVTGTEMRIVWAWIPERFALFNPKKLFSTNEHGRSLASFYSRVEGHEPAILLLKTVDEEVCGAFLSTDLIQRKKYDSEEPAYFGTGESFVFTLRPGMERYQRAVVHITAKREPSPDLRAARVCVYTSSGKEDSSSTPVSTTSTTNLTTLTCPAGILQDPSYLTIPFTTSSPGPLSPSPKRAKEQGAFMFIAGDHERLVIGGDGGHALCLQADLEGGYTEQCDTFESAPLCKRHFKIRSLEVWGIQNSISFSHYFFYSH, from the exons ATGATCCATGTTTCAAGAACGCCCAAGTTCTCCACCTGTGGGACTTTAAGTTTAGACCAGTCTCCTATGGAAACAACcactgaccaggaccaggactTGAGCTCAGCAGCCAGACTAAGAAGACCCAGGTCCCATTCCTACTACAGCCCAGAGGATGCCAAAAAGTATGGCGTAGAGACGGCAACAGATGAGAACTTTGTCAGGCCACGCTCCAGGTCATTCTATAGTTACGAGACGTCTGAGCTCTACAGAGAGGAGAACTTGACCAGGTCCAACGCCATGAGGCCGAGATCCAACTCCCTGGAGAAGAGTGGGGACGGGAAGAAGGAGAAGAGTAGTGCAGATGGGAATCAGGGGATCATGACTCGGCTCAACTCCAAGAGATCCAAGTCCAACACCAACAAACACTTGCCATGCAGAGATCTCAATG GCAGAAGAGGCAGTCTGAAGGGTGTACCCATGATGACCATCTCTGAATCAGACAACTGGGAGATCAGCTCCTGCTCTGGCATGAAGTATGGCCAGTTTGTGGACTGGGAGAAGATCGACCCTGAAGCTTCAGAGCGCTACCAGAGGATCCTGAAGTCGGACCACCAGGAGCTGAAGACCATGGGTCGATCAGGGTTCTGGGCCATGCCCCATACACTGAGGGCCAAGGCCTACTATCATATAATTCATGGTATCAACTGCAGGTCCATCAAACTGGATCGAGATCGTTACCAGGATGTGGCCAAGGTGCTCTTTGGGGAGCAGAAGATGAGCACACACCCGTTCCCTGAGTACATGGATGATGGTGTGATCCCCAG GTACTGCCTCAACAAAGCTGGTCTCAATTCTGTCAAAAAGGTCCTCCTCTGCATCGGCAAGCACCTCCCGGACATCAACTTCTGCCCAATCCTCCCAGCCTTGGTGGCTCTCCTTCTGCATTTCAGCGAAGATGAAGCAGAGTGCTTCCACAGCATCTGCCGCCTCATCGCCTACAATGACCCCAACAAGCGCTATATTGACCAGACTTTCCTCACCTACCGGGCCTCCTGCATGACCTTCGGCGACCTGGCCAACAAGTACTGCCGCGGCATCCGCAAGCTCATCGCCAGCTCCCACCAGAACCTCTTTGAGTTCTACTCCGATTGGATCATGTGGATCTTTGCCGACCTCCCCTTCACATACGCTATGAGGGTCCTGGATGTCTATCTTCTGGAGGGTTATAAGGTTCTCTACAGGGTGGCTCTGGCTCTTCTCAGCTTGTACAAGGTCTCGGTTTCATCTCGTGTCGCCGACGTGGAGGACTTCAGGCGAGACATGAAGAGCTTTGTGGAGAACGTGGCGCGTCACTGTACGACGGAGAAGCTGCTGGAGAGGGCCTTCAGCATCCAACTGGCCACACGGAGGGAGCTCAACCTACTGTTCAACGCTAACAAGGACTCGCTCATGCAGAAGGGCATCAGTATCCACCAGAAGAG GCAGTCATGCCAGGTAGTGGATTTTGACAGCTTCAGCTCCAGCGTTGTCACGGGGACAGAGATGAGGATTGTCTGGGCCTGGATCCCTGAACGCTTTGCCCTCTTCAATCCAAAAAAGCTGTTCAGCACCAACGAACATGGCCGAAGCCTGGCCTC ATTTTATTCCCGTGTTGAGGGGCATGAGCCAGCCATCTTGCTTCTGAAAACTGTGGATGAAGAG GTCTGTGGTGCCTTCCTGTCGACAGATTTGATTCAGCGAAAAAAGTATGATTCAGAAGAACCTGCGTATTTTGGGACTGGGGAGAGCTTTGTTTTCACG CTTCGTCCAGGCATGGAGCGCTACCAACGGGCTGTGGTTCACATTACAGCCAAGAGAGAACCTTCTCCAGACCTTCGAGCTGCTAGGGTCTGTGTATACACTTCCTCTGGTAAAGaggactcctcctctaccccagtCTCCACCACCTCTACGACCAACCTCACCACCCTGACCTGTCCAGCCGGGATCCTCCAGGACCCCAGCTACCTGACCATTCCCTTCACCACCTCTTCCCCCggacctctctccccctcacccaaGAGGGCCAAGGAACAAGGGGCCTTCATGTTCATCGCCGGAGACCACGAGAGGCTAGTCATTG GTGGCGATGGGGGTCACGCTCTCTGTCTCCAGGCTGATCTGGAGGGGGGCTACACGGAGCAATGTGACACCTTTGAGAGCGCCCCTCTCTGCAAGAGACACTTCAAGATCCGGTCATTGGAAGTGTGGGGAATTCAGAACTCCATCTCGTTCTCACACTACTTCTTTTACTCTCATTAA